TTGAAAATAtaaactggatttttttttttaaatcaacatgTCAAAATTCAGGTTAGCTGGCCTATTGCATACACAAATACTCACAAATCACCATTGAACTGCTTACTTATTTTGTTTGACTATTAAATCCTCATATGGGATTACCATAGGAAAAGGAGAAGGCAGAACATATTTTGCAGACAGCAGCCCCTATGCCTTAAACCCTATGCCTTAAATTCACCCAAGGGGCTTGTACCGGAATCCAAGGGGCTTGTACTGGAATCCACTATCAACTGTTTTTATGATGACTGACAATCCTCTGCAGTATAAACCGTCTTCAGCCCTCTCATGTCTGTATTTGTTCAAACAGCTCTCATCAGGCCAGTCATACAGTTACAAGAATGTCAAATTACCAGGCCATTACGTCTGCCGCAGCTGACCACAATTACATTTAATACATACCTGTTAAGTTTCAATTATTCAATTATGACGTCAACCTTGAACTTGGCAATATTATTCTGAGTCATTTCCTGTGTAAGCCTGTTAATAAACCATCACCTGCGTCACAGAATTCATAAGATGATTTATTACAAACGTtatcaaacacagaaacaaaatatctacaccttgttttttttttttggagagcaATGGAAAATAAATATAGCAGGATTTCATAGGGTTTTGCTAGATGGAAACAACACAgcgttaaaaaaaatacatctctaTAAACAACCTTTCCTTATAAACACGTTGCCATCCATTTGCAAATATGACACAGACAGCGGCGCACTATCCTGCTGTCCTGGCAACGGTGTTATGGATAATTGCTGAAGCTGCttagcaggcccgccgacaggaggggacaaaggggtatgttgtcccgggcccagggagatagggggcccagattttggtccccattacattgtatatattgggtaggggcccctttcagatcacttttgtcctgggcccagcaaaagctgccagcggccctgctgctTAGGGTCTGTATGCTGTAGATGCCTGGAAAGTCCTCCTCGTTGCAATTACGGTATTACTGTTCTCTGTTGCCCCCTGTTCTCAAATGATTAGCTCATCCAGCCAAAGAGAACACACGGGCATGCCAAAAGCCTCTTAAAAACCTCGGGCAACTTTTGTGGTTTGATTTTCCCTccatgaagggtgtgtgtgtgtgtgggaggtgctgtatgtgtgtgtatgtttatgcgtactgtgtgtgtgtgtgtgtgtgtgtgtgtgtgtgtgtgtgtgtgtgtgtgtgtgtgtgtgtgtgtgtgtgtgtgtgtgtgtgtgtgtgtgtgtgtgtatgtgtgtgtctgtgtctgtgtctgtgtccatttgagcgaatgtgtatttgtgtcagaCTCCAAGAAGGATTCCAGAGAACAAGCTTTCTTGAAGAACTGTAAGCGCAGAACCTGTCCCATTGTCAAGAAACACAGAGACATACTCGCCTCCCTAGGGAAGGAAAAATGATAACAAATGATTAGAAATGATCTTGCCAATCTACTGtatttgtgcctgcgtgcgtgcgtgcgtgcgtgcgtgcgtgcgtgcgtgcgtgcgtgcgtgcgtgcgtgcgtgcgtgcgtgcgtgcgtgcgtatgtacatgtttgcatacgtgtgtgaTTGAAAGGGGGTAAAAAGCAAATGTTTTTGACTCTGTCtggtacatgtgtctgtgtatgtatgaaaTAAAATCATCGGTTTATATTATACACACCTGTTGAGGAGAGTTGGGCAGTTAGCACCATATAccttaggaatgtgtgtgtgtgtgtgtgtgtgtgtgtgtgtgcgtgcgtgcgtgtgtgcgtgcgcctgtgtgtgtgtgtgtgtgtgtgtgtgtgtgtgtgtgtgtgtgtgtgtgtgtgtgtgtgtgtgtgtgtgtgtgtgtgtgtgtgtgtgtgtctgtgtgtctgtctgtgtgtctgtgtgtgtgtgtgagtgagactgtatgtgtgtctgtgtgtaaatgtggCTGACTGAGCCTGATTTATATAATGACCACATTTTCCTAACATGCCAtttgggagaagtgtgtgtgtgctgcgcgtgtgtgtgtgtgcgcgcgtgtgtgtgtgtgtgtgtgtgtgtgtgtgtgtgtgtgtgtgtgtgtgtgtgtgtgtgtgtgtgtgtgtgtgtgtgtgtgtgtgtgtgtgtgtgtgtgtgtgtgtgtgtgtgtgtgtgtgtgtgtgtgcgcttaatgCTTGGCTCCACCTTACCTGTAAGTAGAGTGTTCCTGTCAGCAAGACGCTGAATACTTTGCCTGTTGAGCCCACTCCAGTGACTGTCTCCAGAGAACTGTGGTCATAACAAACAAATTACAGCACTTTCATTAACGACTTGACTTCACACCAAGACCGACAATAAATGCAGAGTGTTTATTATGAGTATtgttatggctgtgtgtgtgtgtgtgtgtgtgtgtgtgtgtgtgtgtgtgtgtgtgtgtgtgtgtgtgtgtgtgtgtgtgtgtgtgtgtgtgtgtgtgtgtgtgtgtgtgcagaggtggaTCTAGCCACTTTTggaccctaggcaaaatataagcaTGAGGCCCTCAAGAGTAATTCTTTAAACATATCAGCAATTGGCATGGAAAGAGctgggtgctattttagtgtctTGTATATATCTTCAATctctttaaataaatgaaatgaaattaagaTCAGACCTTCTTTTCGTGTGTTCACCGTGACTAGTATGACAGTTGggtgcccctatggagggcaggtatggtcggggccctaggcaattgcctaggtttgcctaatagtaagtccaccactgtgtgtacgtatatgtgtgtatgtgtgcatgtgtgcatgtgtttgtgtgtgtgtctatgtgtattctgtatttgtACTCACACATTGCTCTGACATAGGGACTCAATGCAAATGGAAGCTCTCACGCTGTCTCTGGGCCTTGATTGAGACTTGCGGTGTGTATCACTGGACTCTGGAGAATATAACgtgcagagacacacaaacacacttactgaAGGCACATAGTACAAGACTGAGAAACTAAGCATGCCTGGACAGAGTAGATCAGGGGTTGGGAACCTATCTCGAGGCTGTTATATCCGGTGCCCAGAAtcatttgaatgttatgcagcttcacatgaaatatggcatattttgtaaaggaagcttagaaataacatttgcaatacaattacgttatattcaggggacctagagaatgtggggTCTGTCTTAAGGGTGActgctttcaatataggcctaaagtgcagggggaaaatcctggtttgtgttcatagtatggccccaGGAGGACTtttttacagcccttggaagaatttgaagtggcccgcccCTCGaacgaaaaaggttcctcacccctggtgtAAATGTTACGTATATGGGGaggtttcctttctttctctggaACAGACCCCACCTCTCTTCCTCAGAACTGTGGCTGGCGTTATCTCTGCAGGGCAGGGCCggcccttggcataggcagtatgggcaaatgctaagggcgccACTCCAGAAGGGGGCGCCGCACCGGAAAAGCAGGGATAAAACGAACCTAATTTAATCTAATCTATTCTGAAGAATATAATACATCATCCCAATCAACACAATGAAAGTAAatcaacattaaaataaataaacaatgcctCATTCGCCGCCCCCTGCACTGTTTAAGAAGTTAAATTGCAACTGCAAACTTTTAGCGCGTAGGGGTTGCCTAGGGCAACAAATCGAGAAGGGCCGGCCCTGCTGCAGGACCTGTGATTAGCCATACAGCCCACGGGCCTCCACTGACTGTCACCTCCAACGGTCAAAACAGCTCCTCATACTCGAGTGCTACAATGTCATACTGTCTGGATCGGATCAGATTTAGACATTTTTTTAGGGGGGcatattttgggggcttttcaagcctttattgtttattATCAGACAGAACCGTGGAGGAGAGACTGGAAGTAagttgggaaagagagatggggaagggcaaaggacccgggccgggaatcgaacctgggtcggccataGTAAATGAGCACCATACCGTGGCCCTACGGTAGGGTCAGCCATTGTTAAAATACCAAATGCAGCTGGTAATGTGTAGTGTTCTTGGTGTATTGGTGTATTGGTGTAAttggtgtatccatgtgtgtgtcaagtttcccACAGAAACAACCTGTCGTTTAGAGCAGAGGGGGCAGTCTTGTATTTGAACTCCAGAGGAGGAAAAAGGTTTACCCCACTGATTTTCTTCTGACACCCACGACCCCCTTTCTTCTCTTGACGTACCAATATGCAGGCTGGCGGTGAGCTGGTAGAAGCCGGAGATGGGGGCCGTGTAGCGGCCGCTGCTGGCATTGAAGGCCTGTCCTCTCTGGTGGGACTGCTCCGTCTCTGTGGGCTGTGGAAGACATCAAAGTCAACATCAAGAACTCTCACAGCTTTTTTTATAAACATTCTTTCATAGCAAATGCAATTTCCTTTTCTTTtagattttttgtttgtctttctcgACTTTATTCGGCAGGATAGTgtgagaagtggacaggaagcgaatggggagagacacGGTGAGGGTTCAGTGAAGAacctgggccgggaattgaacccaggtaagccgcatggtagacgagtgccctaccggttggccacgacatGGATGCAGCGATTtgaatgtgtgttttgtctatttgtgtctatttgtgttttttttttctgaagggcaattttcatgctggcatgacaaagtttattctattctattctattctattctattctattctattctattctattctattctattctattcccatTTTTCTGGAGATAGGACTTAAACCTGCTAATGTTTGGGCTAAGATGTGTGGAGACGTAAGGTGTTGGGACGGGAGAGCATTTGTCTGTGTGGTGATGTGCgagcattagggctgtaacgattcactcaactcactcacggatcacatcatatcatgtggttgttttctgcactgaagggtaacagaactttcaaAAATcttatcatgatactgcctttttgcattgcgatacagtattgtgagtgTGTATcacaccacaggaagaacagtgcttctaatagaagataactgatgtgttgtcaataaagcaatcaatcaatcacgatttcttggtctttcttttctttctttcttcttattcGATACAATATAGTTACAGACCTAGCGAGCATGCAGGCTGGTGATGCTGGTGAGGTGCgggtgactctgtgtatcacgatttcttggtctttcttttctttcttcttggagacttggtctgacctacagcatagcaattaacgcttcccaaacagcattgttgacccacctcccttggcttGCTATCGGTTGAttagttcctgacaaagtgggtggagttcccgattgtttgagagatcagaaacgatattcacATTGCTCTTGTCCTGACTAGGTGAGGTGCGGAGGTGTGGATGGAGGGGCTCACCGGATTGAAGGGTTGCAGCTCCTGCAGGCTGCGGCGGGGCACGGTCAGGCTGTGATGCAGGCGGCAGTGGAAGGCTGTGACCACACGGGGGGGCTGGTCACAGAAGAGACACTGCGATCCTACCAGCTCTATCAGttgtaggacagagagagagagaaaatacatcGATTGAAACCTCAATGTAATATGCGGTTTGAGACTTAAGTGGTTTGcggcaacatactgtatgtatactctGTTACCATTCTGTTGTGCGCCTGTCTGTTTTAGCTGTGGCGTTGCCgcgtgtaagatttttagtagtttatttccagaatccatgatgcccattcacaaatgttaccttttttaacaaatactaccaccaccatcaaattccaagtattatgactgagaaaattgcacttttcatatatgaaaacagggatcttctccatggtccgccattttgaatttccagaaataggcatttttagctgcaaagcctACTTGAACTTCGCTCATACCTGTAAATACtggtttattacttggtaaatattcatgaaaagattaaatttggcaaaaggcagcaccatttcaatgagaagcatagctgcagtatctattctggccacatcttacagtgcacctttaagtcagaTAACAATGTTCTGCAAACACCCTTGGGACTGTTTTAGACTGAAATAAAATTCATGTGTCTTCTTGCCACCTCAAGCctatcccccacccacccccaaacacacacacacgcatgcacgcacgcaggcacgcacgcaagcacgcacgcaagcacacgcgcacacacacacacacacatctgtgaggTAAGCATTACACACCTTTATTTTGACACCTGGCTGAGGAAATTATTCTCCAAACGATACTCCTCAGTGGAAAAAGTTTTCAAATGTCTGTGggggtgtgggttgtgtgtgtgtgtgtttgtgtgcttgtgtgtttttgcaagacagagagagggaaagtattTGTGGGCAAACATGCGAGAatgagagggtgggggagagagagagagagagagagagagagagagagagagagagagggagaacgaaaGAGAGCGAGGAGCGAGAGCGAGTGTGGCGCCACTCTGCTGTGTAGTGTGAATAAGAGCCTTTATGTTTTATATTGCTGTCAGAACAGCCTGCAGCTTACTCCAACAGAGCACAAACAGACCTGTGTCTGCCTCTCTGGCCGCCTGCCAGCtctcattccacacacacacgaacaaacactcccccccctctctctccctctctctctctctctctctctctctctctctctctctctctcgctttttctctgtctctctctcattctgtttccctcttctctctccctccctccctctctctccttccctcaaactctcattctctctctctctctctctctctctctctctctctctctctctctctctctctctctctctctctctctctctctctctctctctctctctctctctctctctctctctctccctcatgcacacacgcacacacacaatctggaaTCTGTGGAATTCTCCATCCAAGCCAAGTCACATCCACGTCCCAGAAAATTACCCCTATTAAGGGATCAGACCAGCCCACAATCAGACAAGCAGCCTCCCCAACAAATGAGTGAGACATCCTAAACATCAGGCAGGACAGAGACTGGACGAATTTCCTCATACACgaaagacacactgacacacactgaaacaagcacacatacagagagagagagagagagagagacagagagagagacagagagagagagagcccacaaATGCACATaacaaaatgaacaaacaaacaaacaaaacagaacaaaaaacacTTGCACAGTGGCCTAACTTACAAACATTCAGTGGATTCAATCTTTTGTTGCATGTCTTACTGTTTAGGCATTTTGATCACCGGTGAATGCAACAGCTGATAACTCCTTGCTTATACCTACCCATGGACAGCGTTGGGAGTAGTTACAAAGgtaaattactgtaatgcatcacTTTTTGATGTAACTAGGTAATGTAAGACATTAcggggcaaaaatctgtaatatttacttagttacaatgccaagtataagttacaatgcattgtaCCATTATCTgaattttaatggtgttcagtgtggtgggtcagaaagaagctattgcAGAATCTgatagtttttagtctgcatgctgccgaaaTATTTCCTGGATGGAAGGTGAaatagtcatgactcatgagcttgattttcACTGTAAATTGCGAGATCCATATTAAGTTATTTTGCCGAGAGTAACTAAAGAAATGTAAAAGTAGTGTTAGGCCTTACATTTTAAACATAGAAATATTGTAGAGTAAgggttattttgaaaagacagcatGTAATCAGTAACGCATTACTGTTATAGAGTAACTTGCCCAACTAGCTGATGGACAGCACTTGGCCTCCTGTTTCTACAGCAGGATGAGCTGCTACATTCATTTCCAAATATGGATCTCGCTTGAATGAAAAGTGAAAGTTTGTAAATCGGTTTTACAGTAAGCAGACTTGCTCACTGAACTCCTATCCAGCCTGGCTTTATCGGATCTGTCAGATGAAAGTTTCTGGAGCAGACACATACCCTTGAGCTTGAGCTGGAACTCCTGCAACAGGGCCTCCTGCAGCGGGTAGTGGGGGCCCGGTGGCCCTGGGGGGCCCTGTGGGCCGGGAGGTCCAGGGGGCCCGGGGAGACCATGCTGTTTGAGTGGGGGGGACACAAACATATATATCAGGGACAAGTTTGGTCATCACTCACCACCATACAGCACTATGAACATGCAACCCCTCCAACTTGCGCTAGGCACTTGCACTTGTACAATGACCAATTGCCCAAATGAAATGATAATATGACCAAATTCCAACATCACCCCATCACACAGTGTCTACGGTCAAAAATATAATTCACAACACTGATGTaattaaagtaggcctaattctgATTTTATTGTTCATTTAATATGTGGTCTACAACTGGTTGACTTATCTATCATCGTGAGTGACAAAGTGCGCCTTCTTGAATCGCAGGTATGGAGGTATGTTGTTAACAGCTAGCTAGGTGTATAAAGCCGCCATATTCTGCCTCTGGGCTCTGGAGGAGGAAATATGGCTCATGCCTCTGCAGTTACGAATGTCACCCACATCTGCTTCCTGTGCTGTGCTAAGGCAGGAGTCCCACTTTCCTGCAACATTACACAGTGGAGTGCCCTCCTCCACTATGGCATGGTGCCAATGGCCCTCCACCACTTTGGGACAGGGCTTGTAGGCAcagtcacattcacactcacactcacactcacacgcaaacaaataaacagaaagaaaaataagtattcgcatgagcgcacacacacacgcacgcacgctcgcacacacacacacacacacacacacacacacacacacacgtgcgcacgtgcgtgcgtacacgcacaaacacacacacacgcacaaacatacacacacacgctcaaaatgCAACACACCTCCACAC
This genomic interval from Engraulis encrasicolus isolate BLACKSEA-1 chromosome 16, IST_EnEncr_1.0, whole genome shotgun sequence contains the following:
- the si:ch1073-184j22.1 gene encoding erythroferrone isoform X1; protein product: MVPCRGLLGAPMPLLWRGAPLVLLLLLLLPPTLCTAYSEDSAELDGDNYTVSTESPEAISSDAVIASPLNTWLLFRNSNKGEPKRSRHPKRPSKHGLPGPPGPPGPQGPPGPPGPHYPLQEALLQEFQLKLKELVGSQCLFCDQPPRVVTAFHCRLHHSLTVPRRSLQELQPFNPPTETEQSHQRGQAFNASSGRYTAPISGFYQLTASLHIGTSREERGSWVSEENQWESSDTHRKSQSRPRDSVRASICIESLCQSNVSLETVTGVGSTGKVFSVLLTGTLYLQGGEYVSVFLDNGTGSALTVLQESLFSGILLGV
- the si:ch1073-184j22.1 gene encoding erythroferrone isoform X2 translates to MVPCRGLLGAPMPLLWRGAPLVLLLLLLLPPTLCTAYSEDSAELDGDNYTVSTESPEAISSDAVIASPLNTWLLFRNSNKGEPKRSRHPKRPSKHGLPGPPGPPGPQGPPGPPGPHYPLQEALLQEFQLKLKELVGSQCLFCDQPPRVVTAFHCRLHHSLTVPRRSLQELQPFNPPTETEQSHQRGQAFNASSGRYTAPISGFYQLTASLHIESSDTHRKSQSRPRDSVRASICIESLCQSNVSLETVTGVGSTGKVFSVLLTGTLYLQGGEYVSVFLDNGTGSALTVLQESLFSGILLGV